AACTGAATTTGTAGTTTGTAGAATCGTGACTCATATACAACGTCTTTTTGGTTTTAGCTTCTAGAACTGGAAAAAATCTTACGTGAAGGCCAAGTGTTTTCAGAATTCCAGAGGTTGGAGCGCCGATGTGAGGTAAGCACTCAGGGTGGTCGACGCTGACATAGACTGCGTGTGGTCTCGAATTTCGGCGAGAGAGACAAGGTACGAAAAACACGCACGCACGCGCGAGACTCTCGCGTCGCGTGTATTTGCCCGCTGTCTTGTCTCTTGGCTAACAGTGACAATTCATTCCACGCGCACTTTCCAATGAATGCGtctttttcattattaaaCTAAGCATCTTAACCGTTGTTCATTCAGAACGTTACAGCAGCCAGCGCAGCGGTTGGAGAAAATGCTGAGAAAAACAGATACAAAGATGTGATTCCTTATGAGGTGAgacgctttttttttttcacttagaAAGAAGGGTGAGTGTACTGTGTAGTGGTTCGCTTCCCTGTAGAATCTGTGAAGTTGGCTAAGTTTTCTATCCTTCCGAGGTCGGTACTTTAAGCAActcgaaaatttggtatttttaataGAAAATTGCCACCgcaaaaagattttaaaggTGACGTTTGgagcgtcagcccttcgtcagagcgaatagaggaatttgGGTTTTTGTGTGTTTGATATCGAGGGCAGAGTACTTGTGACTCAAGTTGCGTGAAAATATTAGTCAATTCGTCGAAGTGTTCATTCATTCCATCGGGATCAAGGGTAACGAGTTGAAAAATATATAGCTTCTCTCAAGTTTTTATTTGcggctttctttgtttgcatggtgtggaaaaaaaaaacaaatttttgtcatgCGTAGAGTAGTTCGTAAGGTTGAAATGACATCTTACTGGTTAAGTTGCAACATTGTATTTTTGTTAACATCTCGGAGATGTTTCGCGGAAGTGGTCCGTCAGTTTCCCCGCTATTTCTCCCCTATAGATCTTCTTGCATCGCATGATATTCGGGTTATGCGGTACAAATAACTACCATAAAAAGATTGCAAAGTTGTTGTTTCGTGCGGTAACCCCACCTCTCCCATTCTCCCCCTTTTTTTCTGGTTGAGATCCAGCATGCTGAGGATAGTAAGTGGGTTAGGGTTAACCTATCCCTAAGGAAGCAGCTAAAAGAGTTTTCCGCGAGTGCGCTCCAAGATATCACTGTGACGTGTTTTAAATTTACCTGTATctgatttcattgttttcgttttgcaattaattttggcAGAACACTCGAGTGCGATTGAACCCACGAAGTAACATCAGTGGCAGTGACTACATCAATGCGGACTTTGTGAAGGTAATGTCGATAGCATTTGCCAACTTGACCATAAACGAAGATGTTATGATTATCAACAGATTCGACGAGGAAAGTTGGTCAACAGAACATGTAAAAGTTGACCCTTAAACGTTTTGCCTTCTTCAGAGCGACTTGGCGAATAGTGGATTTTATGGTTTTTACAGTAAGAAATGAAGCTTCGCTTTTTGGAAACGTGTTAACGCATAGTTGGTAAACTATGGTTAGCAAGGTTAAGAAGAATATATTACATGAATGGAAAGCCACCTGAATagaaatgtgattttttttcgtcaAAAATTTTGAGCCTTAGATGCCTCAATTAAGGAAAGGCTATCAGTGCCCATGTAATGTTTGGCAGATTGAATTGATTCATGCAGAACTATCACCTTCCTATTGCACTTAAATTTTCTTAAGACTATGTCTTaatgtttttgaaatataGCAGTGTACTACACTGAGTTATTCCGAGTCATCTTCATCCGAATTTATGATCGGAAGGTCACAGTTTCGACCTCCCTGTTCGGAGAACTCGGATGTTTTCCGAGTTTACCCGAGTCATCTTCGTCCGAACTTGTAATCGGAAGGTCACAGGCTCGACTCCTTGTTTAGAGAACTCGGAAGTTTCCGAGTTTTGGCGAGTTACCGACCGAAGTAGAAATAATCTGATCGTCTTGCAGATGGATGTTGGAACGCGGACATACCAGTACATTGCGACTCAAGGTCCCATGGAGAACACAGTGGTCGATTTCTGGCAAATGATCTGGGAGCAGAATGTCCAAGTCATTGTTGCTGCTACAGACGACAAGGTATCTTTAATCCTTTCCCTTTTTCGGGATATTGTCTTTTTGTAGCATTTCTGGATCGATCAGTTCGAAACAACTCCAACATCCCCTCCCTTGGGCATTTCACTACGGGCTACTTTCCTTGCCGGGGGTAGGAGGAAAGGATTTTGATCGTTGCCTGAGTGAGTTGAGGAGTTTGAATTTGAGGTGTCAAGTTTGGAAACAAATGGTTTGTttccgtttgtttgtttgtttccgtttgtttgtttgtttgttaacaCGTTTCTTCGGCAAAGTCGTCCAACTGACATTGTTGCGCAAAGTGAAGGaatgttaaagaaaattgatcGCTTCTGTGAGCTAGTatttctaaaagaaagaacTTGGAAAGCTTTGCAGCCTTATTGATGATATAGAACTGAAATTATGCTTTTCAATATCTTGAGTTTTTTACAGTTAGATGTTAGGAGGAAGTTTTAAAAGGATGTTTGAACGATAAatattagtatttttttttttgcctcgGAGTTACTAAGCCGAGGTCATGCTCTCTATTTAActaaaaaacaatgcaagtcaaatcaaatcaaacgaACTTAACAGAAATTTTACAGCATCGATGACGTAagcggcaacgacaacgccacagattaagaatttgattggtggaacattgaaggaaaaataaacgtgatgcacgtgcggcacgcacttaaaaatatttttgtgctGTTCTCTGTGAAGCAACAAGGTGAAATTATTTGTGGCTTTGACAACAACTTGAGCAAAGAgcagacattttttttcccgtgattacttcaacggcgctatTTGCAGTTGTGGCCGCGTGGTTCGCCAACGTTGTGTTGTGTGAATAAGATGAGATATTTGTAACATGCgcaaatgttcattttcaagtttcctCGGCGTTTACTTCATCATTGCTAAAGGTCTCAAttattagggaatttaagactGAAGCTGCGATGCCTACCAATTTAAAAACTTTGAAATCGAACTTTGCGAAGTGTTCTGCGATCATTCCATGTCGGTCACGTTGTACGAAATGGGCGAAGTGTCCTTTCTATTTTTTGACACCGAAGGTTTCAATGTAAAGACAGAGAACAGggatttaagaagctacgacggaactgcaacgaaaacgttacattaaaattgaactttgcgttaagttaagtcttgcgattattccatatTGACCCctttgtacaaaataggcgaactgcactttcgctttcttggtacgaatggttttcatgtaaaggcaaagagtgaaagatttactgctgcgagttcgcgttgtcgtcagaatcTCAAGTACGAAAATTtgacgtcgtcgtttggcagactacgtcaaaacattgcagcaaaaagcgtgccgcacgtgcagcacgattattttttcttcattcaaccaatcaaatcattgatttgtggcgttgtcgttgacgttgccgtcgtgaAATCTTGACTCCCTAATGAGAGATTCACTGCAGCGGGCTCGCCCTGTTATCAAAAGCTCATTAGGGAACATTCGCATCTATGACGTCAACGGAAATGAGAACTCCACAAGTTtagcaatttgattggtcgagcgaggaaaaataagcgtgctgcacgtgcggcacgcacttagaAATAATTCCGTGCCATCCTccgcaaaacaacaacgtttTGATCATACGAAcgtaaatatttctttttgtttttctcaattCAATTTAGCGGCGCGCAAAGCAATCTAGTTGTAGCGTTCGTCGCCACCATCTCAGAATGAGAACaagatggaataatcgcaaaatagtcacagtcGGGCAAATGTTGATTATGAGGTTCATTATTGCGTGAGCTCCCTATTGAGAACTTCACGTCGTCTTTTGGCAGACTATTTGGAGTTTAAGGTGCTGTTTACATGGAGGGGGAGGGGTGAGGGGGCTGCCCAGGTTAACCGGGCTAGAAGAGTTGAAACATGACCACGTGACCAGGATAGTGAGTGGGTTGCGTGGGCTATCTTTTGAGCGGCCGCTAAGcacaacaaacaacatggcCGACCAAAGAAACACCCCTTCATGTAAACAGGCCTTAAGAAGCTACGATGGCAACTGCAACAAAAACGACAATTTAAAGTTGAACtctgcgttaagttaagtattttgcgattattccacgTTGGTCACGTTGCACAAAATAGACGAGgggcactttcgcttgcttggcacgaatggttatCAATGATGTAAAGGccaagaatgaaagatttactgctgcgaacTCGCGTTGTCTAGTCGTTGTTTGGAAGACAACAAATGTATAATCTAaaatttgcaccaaaaagcgtgccgcacgtgcagcacgattatttttcctcattcaaccaatcaaatcattggtTTGTGACGTTGCCGTTGCTTTCGTCATTTCTCAAACTCCTTCATGTCCAAGAAAAGTGCaaattgatttgtggcgttgttgttTCGGCCATCGTTTCTGAAACTCTCTAATTACTTTAAACTCAGATTGACAGCAGAGGCGCCTGCCATCCTTATTGGCCAGACGACTCCCCTTGCAGCAAAGCTCGCTTCGGTTCCTTTGAGGTGGAAACAGTGTCAGTCCGTGATGAAGGAGCTTACAAGGCACGAACGCTATCCGTACGACAGGGAGGTACAAAGCGAGCAAGGACCATCTGTCATTTGCACTTCACTGATTGGCCGGATAACAGAGTCCCGGAAAGTCCGAACGCGTTTCTCGGTAAGAAAGCGCCGTCGAAACCCTCCGTCAAAGCGCATGGAATTCGCTCAgacgaaggactaacgctGGAAACTTCACCGAGTTGGGTGTTTACTTATATCACTtgaattgtttcatttcatttgcagAATTTCTTGAGGAGATAGAGTCTGCAAGGCAAACAATTAACTCAAGCAAACTTGCCGAACTGACTGCGGGTCCAGTGGTTGTTCATTGCACCGCTGGTGTTGGAAGGACTGGCGTGCTCATACTTACGGACTTGATGATCGCCTGTTTACAGAATAACCAGGTAAGATCATTGAGATAACAAAGGAATTTAGATTTGTGAACGAGAataagtttgtttgcttggttGTAGTCCGCATGCGTAGTTGTCCGTGACGTGTAACGGAGGCGGGAAATTCTTCGGCTGCTCGTCGTCAACGAAGTTTTCACGAAAAGTCGTTCTCGCGGGAATGAGATTTGCGAAGGTGAGGTTTGTACTTCCAACTCGTCAAAAATCATGAAGACTTCTTTTTCGTCAATTGCGTCATCCATATACGGCATTTTTGCGGTCATAatgctatttttttccttgaaaacacCTTAGAAAAATCTGGGTAAAGAACGCGAAACTGTTTGGTTTTAATCTAAAGTAACAAATTGTGTGAGCACGAAGACCAGGACGAAAACAAAGTACCAGACCTCTCACGAACAGGACTCGTACTCGAGTTTGTTCGCGTTCTCGTACTATTTGGGTCAACCAAAATAACGACCACAggactgcaccggcatcgcagaggtcagagTTCGAATCACCCTTCAGGCCTGAATTGTTCCTTGTTGGTGCGAAGGGAGCGTTaaaaactgcgaagatcacGCACTTCAAACAAATCTAGTTTTCATGTTCCGTCGCTGACGTAATTTCGTTTGGCTCGTTCCCATATTGAAAGAGAACAACCTGGGAACAAGGGTATGATATCGCCGGCATGGGATGTGTTTTTGCCTGTAGACTTTTTCTAAGAGCTTATTTACTCTAGAAATGTCAATAGATATCAAGTAATCTTCTGTTATATTTTCAATGCCGCAGCGACTAAACGTGGTCAAGTCCTTGACTCATCTCCGAAGCCAGCGGATGTTCTTGGTGGCAAACTTTGGACAGTATCGCTTTGTTTACGCCACACTTATCCACTTCATCAAAAATAGCAGGCTCATATAGAGAAACAATCACGTGACTGTAGCAGCGGCAACAGGGCGGAGCCAAGTACTAGAGACAGCGACATCACtgcaaaattaaacatttctgTTTTAAAGTCAACTCTACCTTGAGAAATATGTTATTAGAGGTAGGAACTTCGTGGCGTGACAAGCAAGATTTCTTTGCTATGCAGCAGTCATATTATTGTAGCCTGGATAGAAAACGTAGAAAGGGGagtttcaaagataatttaaCGTTTAGGGACAGCACAAAACGCGTTTTACTTTCCTTCTCAATTCTCTTGCGGCGAGGAAGTGATAATAGCGActttcagattggagtacgaggacggcTACGAATATAAGTTTTAAGTTCTCAGCACGCGCATTTCTCTAAAATTTTCGCCCTCCAAACCTACAACGCGTGCTCAGTAAGGAAAACTCGTATTAGAATGTTCTTCTCTCGTAAAGAAAATGCTCACGTCGCAGTCTTCTTTAAAATCAGGGTCATGTCGCCCACTTTAGTCACGCATGCACGCTAACCAGCTGGCTGGTTGGTTTGCGCAGTGTACTACAAGGTGACTGAACTGATTATGAAGCTTTCTTCCCGTTTGAAGATCGCCTCTTCTCCAACGGTATTTCAACGCcaatttttcttatgttatagattttactcagTGACATTTTATGACTGCATGTAATGGCAAATCATAGATATCTTACCCCTAAGTTTGTCGATTCCTTTAAAATGTCGTTGTCCAATGTATCGTTAAGCGTTCCACtcataaattgaaaattgtgatatatatatatatatatgtatataaatagatttttttatttgtcaatGCGATCACAAGAAATTTACTTGATTTCTTGATTGAAGAAAATTCAAGggaaaattccatttttgttcctttgaaCTTATGCTGACGTGTTGAATAGTTTCCATGaactgggaaaaaaaactgctttttGCTTAGCGACAACAACGGAAATAAAATGCGCGGGAACCGGGGAGATTAGGCATCTGATGCATTATAGTTTCCAGGACCCAGTGTTACTTCTAGTCCCTCCGGCTAGAGGAAACGATAGGCACTGGAACGAGACTAGTCGTAAGCCAGTCCTACTTGTTTTGGATTGTTTCGGCCTTTGGATGTATCTCTCAACCGTGGATTACTCAATTTGTTTTGATAGAGCGTCTCTCCTTGAGAGTCATTGTTCCGGTTTGCAAACGTCAAACGTCCATACACAGCATGCACGGTGTATCACCTCCATACCTTTGTTACGCGGCGAATTCACGGGCTGAGGTATTTATAGGCTAATACAGGTTCCTTCCAAGCCAAACTTTTGGCCTTGCATAATGGAGTAATTCCCTATAGGGGTTGGAAAAAGTCATTCATGGGAACCGGAGCCAGTCTCCTGCACGTGTCAAGTTAAAGGAACAAGGAGAATATTTTCCGTATTTTTaatacaaagaaacaataactgcacttttttaaatttttaatgaaAGCTACGATTAAGAAAGCagttaattttaaacttgttATTAATGGCTCTATGGagtttcttgtaattttaaaactaaaaattccGAGTATAAACCGAAGAAACCGTTTCATTAAGAATGCATTGTAATGAGTTATACCTTCAGAAACTTGAAGTGATTCCAAGGATTTAGTCTTCTGTCTCTAATTGTACTAGGCAAGACTCAATGAGAAACTTCGATTGGGTTCTTGGATTTATGCTTGTACTAATTAAGCATTTTAGTCTGTCTATTACCaatctgaaatatttttatacGCGGCATTTTAGAGTAATATTTTACGTTAGCCATTTGGTGTATTAGTGTAAGAGGTCAAAATTATACGAAGATCTGCAAGAGTAGGTTATAATAAGAACGAAatataaagttaaaaattGCACGAACCGTTTTTGTGCAGTGGCGTTTATTTTTGCATGTAACACATGTACGCGTTGCGAACCTATTTTAATCTCTTACTTGCTAATTATAACATTTATATGAATTGTTAACTataaaaatttgcatacagaTGAATATTATAACTGTTTTACAAAAGAATGCAACTATATTTTATTAAATCAAATAAACTATACGTCATGAATAATTCTCTTGAGTTGTGGTTGTTGTCTTCGAGTTGTAAACAAAGGCCTTGCTTGGCTAGATTTAGCGTAAATTTGGTATAtgaacagagttgataatgtaaattgaccaccgtacagaaattgaaaagctgacgtttcgagcgttagcccttcgtcagagcgaatgaatTTAGCGTATGCGCAAATCCTATTTTCCCTGCGCGCTGTAGAAGTGACGTAATTCACGTGGACGGAATTTTGAGTTTTAGCAATTACAATTAAAAACATTAATAAGAACGCCACAAATCTGATGTAAATCAATAAAACCAATGGCTTCTGTACCGTCTCCTCGCCCCATAGCGAATGCTAgtgtgttttttcattttgagacATCTCTTGGCTGTTATTTGTCTGCGAAGCGTCGACGTAAAATGATCAAATTCCTGAGGAGGACGCCAGTGTGTGTGCTGATTTTTCAGTTCTCTCTCTtcacttttttattcttcttaTTTGTgccattttaattaaaaaatggaGATATTCGACGCACGTCTTGATGCGAAACAACGTGGCGCACACGCGTCGCACTCCGCGCTCGTTCACGTAGACACGCGCGTATCTCGCGCTTACCCAAGGCATTGAAACCTGGGAACGAAAGTCAGCTCAACCTGCAAAATTGTTTCCTTATCGGTTACTTTTCtgttgtggaaaaaaaaaatcgtccTTTACATGTGGAGAAAACTTCATGTAGAGAAACCAGGTATTCGTCTCGATCTAACCTTACAAAGTGGGCAGTCCTTTAGATGGAGACAGACGAAGCCCGGTGAATGGACAAATGTGTTGTGTGGTTTTGTGTGGACATTGAAGCAAGTCCAAAATGAAATCTTTTATCTTGTGTTTAAATCGAAAACTTCACAACGTCCTCGTGGACAGAGAATACTAGAGGAGATCAACAGCTCTGGGGAAGAAGGATCAACTTTTTACGAGTCTATTTTGCGAGATTATTTTCAGTTAGATGTAGACTTGGGATCTCTTTGTCAACAATGGAAAGCGAAAGATTCTTTCTTCGCTCAAGTTTCGGAGAGGACTCGAGGTCTTAGAGTACTAAGACAAGATCCGGTGGaaaatttatttgcatttatttgttcTTCGAATAATAATATCCCAAGAATTAGTGGCATGGTAGAAACTCTTTGTCAAACCTACGGTGAGAGGTTGGGGGAATTAAATGGCGTGGATCATTACATCTTCCCAGACATAAAGGATTTGACAGATGCCGGCGTTGAGCAACGCTTGCGTGCCATGGGGTTTGGATATCGTGCAAAGTTCATCAATCAAAGTGCGTGCTATATACTTCAGCACCATGATAGGACCTGGCTGGAGAGCTTGAGAAGTGTTTCTTATGAGGAGGCTCATAAAGGTACTACA
The DNA window shown above is from Acropora palmata chromosome 7, jaAcrPala1.3, whole genome shotgun sequence and carries:
- the LOC141886185 gene encoding N-glycosylase/DNA lyase-like isoform X2, producing MWRKLHVEKPGIRLDLTLQSGQSFRWRQTKPGEWTNVLCGFVWTLKQVQNEIFYLVFKSKTSQRPRGQRILEEINSSGEEGSTFYESILRDYFQLDVDLGSLCQQWKAKDSFFAQVSERTRGLRVLRQDPVENLFAFICSSNNNIPRISGMVETLCQTYGERLGELNGVDHYIFPDIKDLTDAGVEQRLRAMGFGYRAKFINQSACYILQHHDRTWLESLRSVSYEEAHKALCQLPGVGAKVADCVCLMSLDKHEAVPVDTHVWQITAKHYMTNQLKTKSLTAKVYKEIGDHYRSLFGKYAGWAQSVLFAADLKRFQSESQPELKKERKATAQSESSVTKRKKKKH
- the LOC141886185 gene encoding N-glycosylase/DNA lyase-like isoform X1 — translated: MWRKLHVEKPGIRLDLTLQSGQSFRWRQTKPGEWTNVLCGFVWTLKQVQNEIFYLVFKSKTSQRPRGQRILEEINSSGEEGSTFYESILRDYFQLDVDLGSLCQQWKAKDSFFAQVSERTRGLRVLRQDPVENLFAFICSSNNNIPRISGMVETLCQTYGERLGELNGVDHYIFPDIKDLTDAGVEQRLRAMGFGYRAKFINQSACYILQHHDRTWLESLRSVSYEEAHKALCQLPGVGAKVADCVCLMSLDKHEAVPVDTHVWQITAKHYMTNQLKTKSLTAKVYKEIGDHYRSLFGKYAGWAQSVLFAADLKRFQSESQPELKKEVSKRKATAQSESSVTKRKKKKH